From a region of the Candida albicans SC5314 chromosome 1, complete sequence genome:
- a CDS encoding uncharacterized protein (Protein of unknown function; induced by alpha pheromone in SpiderM medium), protein MLEYLSLNSLGFTSFYALEMNVPNLKTLILTECEGLSEYDGLEDCQHLKHLTINDCAYPFEIFNETRFLELESFEYSGSGYINPKYFEKENLTFPPNLKQLSIKTSDFINVRSSQIVFPTSLIRLELLDVSFIDQYFHLDDNLQYIHIETPKLLFDSKFNIPSMTEELILKADYLIFESPNFMYSLPKNLLRLHLIADKQGKMSSFIQTIKWPLIVSDFAIKGFNIDYKTLKLLNLKESRLREINVCQGNVKVLNTDLFPISVEYFTLSHMGIHKLPASLEELKNLQKLSLSGNQFRKINSVKLPISSLIDLNLSQCNLGLVSPFLVSMFEEKNRNPKLRVNATGNLNINISDIKRALKVIKGLSLELNKFNEALTEISKHSSRLHCISQLVDPYFEESTTEKIVGSDYDPEDLYNGSDFNSDEEEIDYVIAPVTEDESEEESEEDIEEDN, encoded by the coding sequence ATGTTAGAGTATTTACTGCTCAATTCCCTCGGATTTACTAGCTTTTATGCTCTTGAAATGAATGTtccaaatttaaaaacCTTAATATTGACTGAGTGTGAGGGGTTGAGCGAATATGACGGTTTAGAGGATTGTCAACATTTAAAGcatttaacaataaatgACTGTGCCTATccatttgaaatatttaatgaaaCACGTTTTCTTGAGTTAGAAAGCTTTGAATACAGTGGATCCGGTTATATAAATCCAAAATactttgaaaaagaaaatttaacttttcctccaaatttgaaacaattatcaatcaaaaCTTCCGATTTCATTAATGTCAGGTCGAGTCAAATAGTATTTCCTACTTCATTGATCCGTTTAGAGCTTTTAGATGTATCGTTTATTGATCAATACTTTCATTTGGATGACAATTTACAATATATTCACATTGAGACACCAAAACTTTTGTTTGACAGCAAATTCAATATCCCTTCTATGACCGAGgaattgatattaaaaGCTGATTATCTAATATTTGAAAGTCCAAATTTCATGTATTCCTTGCCAAAGAATCTTTTACGATTGCATTTAATTGCTGACAAACAAGGAAAGATGAGTTCttttattcaaacaatcaaatgGCCATTGATAGTGAGTGATTTTGCAATAAAGGGTTTCAATATTGATTACAAGACATTGaagttattgaatttaaaagaatCTAGACTCAGAGAAATTAACGTTTGTCAAGGCAATGTAAAGGTGTTAAATACAGATTTGTTTCCCATTAGTGTTGAATATTTCACTTTGCTGCATATGGGGATACACAAATTACCTGCTTCattagaagaattgaaaaacttaCAAAAGTTATCTCTATCAGGTAatcaatttagaaaaataaactCTGTCAAGTTGCCAATATCGTCCTTGAtagatttaaatttaaGTCAATGTAACCTTGGTTTAGTGTCACcatttttggtttcaatgTTTGAGGAAAAGAATAGAAATCCAAAGTTAAGAGTAAACGCTACGGGGAATttaaatatcaatattagTGATATAAAAAGAGCCTTAAAAGTAATTAAAGGACTTTCATTAGAACTCaacaaatttaatgaaGCATTGACGGAAATATCCAAACATTCTTCTCGTTTGCATTGTATAAGTCAACTTGTCGATCCTTACTTTGAGGAATCTACAACTGAAAAGATAGTGGGCTCTGATTACGACCCAGAAGATCTTTACAATGGAAGTGATTTTAATCTGGATGAAGAGGAAATTGATTACGTAATTGCTCCAGTAACCGAGGACGAAAGTGAAGAAGAGAGTGAAGAAGATATTGAGGAAGATAACTAA
- the NPL4 gene encoding Npl4p (Putative ubiquitin-binding protein; regulated by Gcn2p and Gcn4p): MSSIILRFRSKDGMFRITTDSSSNFTLVLEQLIEKLSQSGNNGNGNGNNNKIDLQSLTIANKPQDKGKSSYEFQNQTVNELGLKNGDMLYVNYESVTNDSGPTTTATNTTTNTASGNTIPITGPVPSIPINSVVTSHGPLKVEELPIDQELDKEDGLITRPLSSMCRHGPKGMCEYCSPLPPWDENYRKDHAIKHISFHAYLKQQLEKLKSSGGSYFPPLDPVDYSIDLTCNQGHKPYPNGICSKCQPSPITLQLQKFRMVDHLEFADSFILNDFINVWRVSGVQRFGYLYGRYAKSEKTPLGIKAIVETIIEPPQHDELDGITLLDWDQQEEKMVDQVANKFGLYKVGIIFTDLTDAGTKNGKVLCKRHKDSYFLTNLEIIMAAKFQLKYPNISKYSTAKNNGQFSSKFVTCVISGGLNGEIEPRSYQVSTSAEALVKADIITGCTQPSQIYVNESNNHRYVPDIQYSKINKYGLEVKSNAKPTFPGEFLLVSLTDSFPLQPTPIFTNSYVIENREFLGDENHDIQSLKTLHNYLKSNNDQIFNFHFILHLIKTHILNDQEIDLLIEYIKSKNLEDYLKLVESNGWMTLMTILEQSV; this comes from the coding sequence ATGTCATCAATTATACTTAGATTTAGATCTAAAGATGGAATGTTCCGTATTACAACGgattcatcatcaaatttcaCTTTAGTTTTAGAACAATTAATTGAGAAATTATCACAATCAGGTAATAATGGCAATGGcaatggtaataataataaaattgatttacaaAGTTTAACCATTGCTAATAAACCTCAAGATAAAGGTAAATCAAGTTATGAATTTCAGAATCAAACTGTGAATGAATTAggattgaaaaatggtgATATGTTATATGTCAATTATGAATCGGTCACCAATGACAGTGGAcccacaacaacagcaacaaatactactactaatactGCTAGTGGCAATACTATTCCTATTACTGGCCCCGTTCCTTCAATACCAATCAACTCTGTGGTTACTCTGCATGGTCCATTAaaagttgaagaattacCTATAGATCAAGAATTAGATAAAGAAGATGGATTAATTACTCGtccattatcatcaatgtGTCGACATGGACCTAAAGGAATGTGTGAATATTGTTcaccattaccaccatGGGATGAAAATTATCGTAAAGATCACGCTATAAAACATATATCATTTCATGCTTatttaaaacaacaattggaaaaattgaaatcatccGGTGGATCATATTTCCCCCCTTTAGACCCCGTGGATTATTCTATTGATTTAACATGTAATCAAGGTCATAAACCTTATCCTAATGGTATATGTTCTAAATGTCAACCATCTCCAATAACTttacaattacaaaaattcaGAATGGTTGATCATTTAGAATTTGCtgattcatttattttaaatgattttattaatgtTTGGAGAGTTAGTGGTGTACAAAGATTTGGTTATTTATATGGTAGATATGCTAAATCTGAGAAAACACCTTTAGGTATAAAAGCTATTGTGGAAACTATAATTGAACCACCACAACATGATGAATTAGATGGAATTACATTATTAGATTGGgatcaacaagaagaaaaaatggTGGATCAAGTGGCTAATAAATTTGGACTTTATAAAGTAGGGATCATTTTCACTGATTTAACTGATGCTGGTACTAAAAATGGTAAAGTATTATGTAAAAGACATAAAGATAGTTATTTTTTAACTAATTTAGAAATCATTATGGCAGctaaatttcaattgaaatatccTAATATATCTAAATATAGTACAGCAAAGAATAATGGtcaattttcatcaaaatttgttaCTTGTGTCATATCGGGTGGATTAAATGGTGAAATTGAACCAAGATCTTATCAAGTTTCAACTAGTGCTGAAGCATTAGTTAAAGCCGATATAATTACTGGTTGTACTCAACCTTCACAAATTTATGTTAATGAAAGTAATAATCATCGTTATGTCCCCGATATTCAATACCtgaaaattaataaatatggATTAGAAGTTAAATCAAATGCTAAACCTACATTCCCTGGTGaatttttattggtttCATTAACTGATCTGTTCCCATTACAACCAACTCCTATTTTCACTAATTCTTATGTCATTGAAAATCGAGAATTTTTAGGTGATGAAAATCACGATATTCAAAGTTTGAAAACTTTAcataattatttgaaatcaaataatgatcaaatttttaatttccattttattttacatttaattaaaactcatattttaaatgatcaagaaatagatttattgattgaatatattaagagtaaaaatttggaagattatttgaaattagttGAATCCAATGGATGGATGACTTTAATGACTATATTAGAACAGAGTGTATAA
- a CDS encoding uncharacterized protein (Predicted ORF of unknown function; overlaps TLO34/orf19.2661), whose amino-acid sequence MLDNMSSSLVLSLMSKPIKSSKLSNFCGAVSAFFSAFSSAFLASSAFFLASSAFFAASSAFLASSAFFLASSAFFLASSAFFLASSSFFLASSSRFFLAASSLTFNSSCFFFFSTITPRHHSASLSFDTVWSRIAWKFWISPLSSWVMDFWISSLLGLVITLLCFSFWSITSNMYPDDFNISSSELCNLVWRFSGMVGGGK is encoded by the coding sequence ATGTTGGACAACATGTCTTCGTCGTTGGTATTGTCGTTGATGTCAAAGCCAATAAAGTCGTCAAAGTTGTCAAACTTTTGTGGGGCGGTCTCTGCTTTCTTTCTGGCCTTTTCTTCTGCTTTCTTGGCCTCCTCTGCCTTCTTCTTGGCCTCCTCTGCCTTCTTTGCTGCTTCTTCTGCCTTCTTGGCCTCCTCTGCCTTCTTCTTGGCCTCCTCTGCCTTCTTCTTGGCCTCCTCTGCCTTCTTCTTGGCCTCttcttccttcttcttggCCTCTTCTTCACGTTTCTTTCTTGCCGCTTCTTCTTTGACTTTCAATTCGTcatgtttctttttcttttcaaccATAACGCCGAGACACCACTCTGCATCATTGAGTTTCGACACTGTTTGGTCTAGAATAGCATGGAAGTTTTGGATTTCGCCGTTGAGCAGTTGGGTTATGGATTTTTGGATTAGTTCGTTGTTGGGGCTAGTTATCACATTGCTTTGTTTTCTGTTTTGGTCGATTACCTCAAATATGTATCctgatgatttcaatatctcGTCGAGTGAGTTATGTAATCTTGTTTGGAGGTTTTCTGGCATGGTGGGGGGGGGGAAATAA
- the MSI3 gene encoding adenyl-nucleotide exchange factor (Essential HSP70 family protein; required for fluconazole resistance and calcineurin-dependent transcription; interacts with Cgr1; transcript regulated by iron; rat catheter biofilm induced; farnesol repressed in biofilm; sumoylation target), protein MSIPFGVDLGNNNTVIACAKNRGIDIVVNEVSNRSTPSLVGFGHKSRYLGESAKNQQTSNIKNTVDNLKRIVGLPHDHPDFEIEKKFFTIPLIKNEVDGGVSGKVKYLTKNHEFTATQLLAMYLDKIKDTALKETKGNISDICLSVPGWYTEKQRRAAADACKIAGLNPVRIVNEVTAAAVGYGVFKAGELPEDEYKKVAFVDVGHSSYQVSIAAVKKGELKILGSAYDKHFGGRNFDFAIAEHFAKEFKSKYKIDVHENPKAFYRVLVAAEKLKKVLSANTQAPFNIESVMNDVDVSSSLTREELEELVQPLLDRINVPIETALKDAGITVDELDSIEVIGGSSRIPAVKTRISEIFGKPLSFTLNQDEAIAKGNAYICACHSPTVRVRPFKFEDYNQYTVSYFWDKEDEEDDHLEVFPKGGLFPSTKIITLFRKGPSFEIEAKYTKPEELPKGTELHIAKWKISGVVPNEGESSIATKIKLRNDPSGFYTIESAHTVEEQIVKELIEPAEGEEVDEDAEPQYREVKKLVKKNDLTIECESAALPDAELQAFIEKEASMVMEDKLVFDTEERKNQLEEYIYELRGKLDEEYKDFASDQEKEKLSGLLMKAEDWLYEDGEDSTKAKYIAKYEELASIGNVIKGRYLAKEQEKKEQYRQKQEAAQAAAMAEKMAAQREASKKQESSSSGKNNKDTEGDVDMD, encoded by the coding sequence ATGTCTATTCCATTTGGTGTTGATTTAGGTAACAATAATACTGTTATTGCTTGTGCTAAAAACAGAggaattgatattgttgtcAATGAAGTTTCAAATAGATCAACTCCTTCATTAGTTGGTTTTGGTCATAAATCAAGATATTTAGGTGAAAGTGCTAAGAATCAACAAACTtccaatattaaaaataccgttgataatttaaaaagaattgttgGATTACCTCATGATCATCcagattttgaaattgaaaaaaaatttttcaccattccattaattaaaaatgaagtTGATGGTGGCGTTTCTGGTAAagttaaatatttaactAAAAATCATGAATTCACTGCCACTCAATTATTAGCCATGTATTTAgataaaattaaagataCTGCCCTTAAAGAAACTAAAGGTAATATTTCTgatatttgtttatcaGTTCCAGGTTGGTACACTGAAAAACAACGTCGTGCTGCTGCTGATGCTTGTAAAATTGCTGGATTAAACCCAGTTAGAATTGTTAATGAAGTcactgctgctgctgttggTTATGGTGTTTTCAAAGCTGGTGAATTACCAGAAGATGAATACAAAAAAGTTGCCtttgttgatgttggtCATTCATCTTATCAAGTTTCTATTGCTGCTGTTAAAAAAggtgaattgaaaattttgggTTCAGCTTATGATAAACATTTTGGTGGTAGAAATTTCGATTTTGCTATTGCTGAACATTTTGCTAAAGAATTTAAATCTAAATATAAGATTGATGTTCATGAAAATCCAAAGGCTTTCTATCGTGTTTTGGTTGCTgctgaaaaattgaaaaaagttttATCGGCCAACACTCAAGCTCCTTTCAACATTGAATCCGTCATgaatgatgttgatgtttcttcatctttaactagagaagaattggaagaattAGTACAACCTTTATTGGATAGAATTAATGTTCCAATTGAAACTGCCTTGAAAGATGCTGGTATTACCGTTGATGAATTAGATTCAATTGAAGTCATTGGTGGTTCTTCAAGAATCCCAGCTGTTAAAACCAGAATTTCCGAAATTTTCGGTAAACCATTGTCTTTTACTTTGAATCAAGATGAAGCCATTGCCAAAGGTAATGCTTATATTTGTGCTTGTCATTCTCCAACCGTTAGAGTAAGACCattcaaatttgaagattatAATCAATACACTGTTTCTTATTTCTGGGataaagaagatgaagaagatgatcATTTAGAAGTTTTCCCTAAAGGTGGTTTATTCCcttcaacaaaaatcaTCACTTTATTCAGAAAAGGTCcatcatttgaaattgaagcTAAATATACCAAACCAGAAGAATTACCAAAAGGTACTGAACTTCATATTGCTAAATGGAAAATCAGTGGTGTTGTTCCTAATGAAGGTGAATCATCCATTGCCACCAAGATAAAATTGAGAAATGATCCATCTGGATTTTACACCATTGAAAGTGCTCACACCGTTGAAGAACAAATCgttaaagaattgattgaacCAGCTGAAGGtgaagaagttgatgaagatgcTGAACCACAATATAGAGAAGTTAAAAAATTGGTCAAGAAGAACGATTTGACCATTGAATGTGAATCAGCTGCTTTACCAGATGCTGAATTACAAgcttttattgaaaaagaagcTTCTATGGTTATGGAAGACAAATTAGTTTTCGATACcgaagaaagaaaaaatcaattggagGAATATATTTATGAATTAAGAGGTAAATTGGATGAAGAATATAAAGATTTTGCTAGtgatcaagaaaaagaaaaattatccggattattaatgaaagCTGAAGATTGGTTATATGAAGATGGTGAAGATAGTACTAAAGCTAAATATATTGCTAAATATGAAGAATTAGCTTCCATTGGTAATGTTATCAAAGGTAGATATTTAGCtaaagaacaagaaaaaaaggaacAATATAGACAAAAGCAAGAAGCCGCTCAAGCTGCTGCTATGGCTGAAAAAATGGCTGCTCAAAGAGAAGCTTccaaaaaacaagaatcttcttcttcaggaAAGAACAATAAAGATACTGAAGGCGATGTTGATATggattaa
- a CDS encoding uncharacterized protein (Ortholog of Candida albicans WO-1 : CAWG_00792) → MTILSTDVDLFSEAAKLPSEVITIIVDHLPKCILPELLHFPPIRREIASTILSDVYITENVQRHKGSDELLVGHSSCDCSHFKIKLIKLKQGITQWNIYPKTIHLERIEQFTNVSNNFPELLTEALSINGIFFGKEVLESNELTKFLENSNIKFDMIILNDFQDLVKIPPVATTISLFDTLLDNYNIPDVKKIDIEMKSRSMDSEFYDFPIDMDELQIKGEMLFQATLIPNLRKLCITAEY, encoded by the coding sequence ATGACAATTCTAAGCACTGATGTGGATCTTTTTTCCGAAGCAGCAAAACTTCCATCTGAAGTTATTACTATAATTGTTGATCATTTACCCAAGTGTATTTTACCAGAGTTATTGCATTTTCCACCGATTAGAAGGGAAATCGCATCTACAATTCTATCAGATGTATACATTACCGAAAATGTTCAAAGACACAAGGGTAGTGACGAGCTACTTGTTGGACATTCCCTGTGCGATTGTAGCCacttcaaaatcaaactcaTTAAGTTGAAACAAGGCATTACTCAATGGAATATATACCCAAAAACTATACATTTGGAGCGTATAGAACAATTTACAAATgtttcaaacaattttccAGAACTTTTAACAGAGGCTCTAAGTATTAATGGTATTTTCTTTGGTAAAGAAGTTTTAGAATCAAACGAGTTGACAAAATTCTTAGAAAACTCCAATATAAAGTTTGATatgataatattgaatGACTTCCAGGACCTAGTAAAAATACCTCCTGTGGCCACAACTATTCTGTTATTTGACACTCTATTggataattataatattcCTGATGTCAAGAAAATAGACATAGAAATGAAATCTCGTAGTATGGATTCTGAATTTTAtgattttccaattgacATGGACGAATTACAAATTAAAGGTGAAATGTTGTTTCAAGCGACCTTAATTCCAAATTTGCGGAAATTATGTATCACGGCAGAATACTAG
- the HAC1 gene encoding transcription factor (bZIP transcription factor; role in unfolded protein response and control of morphology; transcript undergoes atypical splicing at C terminus under ER stress; induced during mating and by caspofungin; mRNA binds She3; Spider biofilm induced), translated as MELTVDNTNTTSNIDDLSVATPTSLMTSTTTSPSMSTSTSSHSNTLDIDPATFKSTLPPRKRAKTQEEKEQRKIERILRNRRAAHASREKKRKHVEYLENYVLKLETNLMKLNNNYNQAFELLTKDNQELLLSKLEVLDDVSDLKEQIHSNMSGTRRSHNKKSNDEDIEEEDEDEHQEEGHVEKQEIKKEEPVSKKRKLNTKTKSKTKTKSSNKTMTSTPPSSVSSLSPDVTNFSGTNTTMSSPIQIKKEFNIDNIFIKKEFSQSPLQPTHQPEQQEQQHEIYLKSESKDAFWNYPSPLSFHDSPLQIDIDTSSSSSTSPSSSSSLISSSGPTNHSIADLAEPIESFQLDFDDFFSILGDDVEVHKV; from the exons atggaGTTAACTGTTGATAACACCAATACTACTTCCAATATAGATGATTTATCTGTTGCTACACCAACTTCTTTAATGACAAGTACTACTACATCACCATCAAtgtcaacatcaacaagtAGTCATAGCAACACTTTAGATATAGATCCAGCTACTTTTAAATCAACTTTGCCACCTAGGAAAAGAGCCAAGActcaagaagaaaaggaaCAAAGAAAGATTGAAAGAATATTAAGAAATAGAAGAGCAGCTCATGCATCtagagaaaagaaaagaaaacatgTTGAATATTTAGAAAACTATGTTTTAAAATTGGAaacaaatttaatgaaattgaataataattataatcaagcatttgaattattaactAAAGATAATCAGGAGTTACTATTGTCTAAACTTGAAGTTTTAGATGATGTTTCTGATTTAAAAGAACAAATTCATTCTAATATGAGTGGTACAAGAAGGTCTCATAATAAGAAGTCAAATGATGAAGAcatagaagaagaagatgaggatgaacaccaagaagaaggtcatgttgaaaaacaagaaattaaaaaggAAGAACCAGTTTCTAAAAAAAGGAAACTTAATACCAAAACTAAAtctaaaacaaaaacaaaaagttcCAACAAAACTATGACGTCTACACCACCATCTTCAGtatcttcattatcaccAGATGTTACTAACTTTAGTGGAACTAATACCACCATGTCATCaccaattcaaataaaaaaggagtttaatattgataatatttttattaaaaaagaGTTTTCACAATCACCACTACAACCAACACATCAACCagaacaacaagaacaacaacatgaaatatatttaaaaaGTGAATCAAAAGACGCTTTTTGGAATTACCCATCACCACTTTCATTCCATGATTCCCCATTACAAATTGATATAGAtacttcatcatcatcatcaaccTCCCCTTCCTCCTCATCATCgttaatttcatcttccGGTCCAACTAATCATTCTATAGCTGATTTAG CAGAGCCAATAGAATCATTTCAGTTGGActttgatgattttttttcgatTTTAGGAGATGATGTTGAAGTTCATAAAGTCTAA
- a CDS encoding uncharacterized protein (Has domain(s) with predicted flap-structured DNA binding activity and role in double-strand break repair via single-strand annealing, removal of nonhomologous ends): MPPQVTFVKIADNLSIPIKIFVKKSATTKLSTSSSSSSSSKSIEINSKYLININYQPYHIQLSKNQLNSIINKLKPKILPILIYNNHDQSITNIETQQLIINDKEDTLKIIIPQQTILNVRARLRLINYENFITNSGSGNGNVSESEITSLWKKIGNSEHNNNLKMLTVKKDFKFPKDSEKEDTKDVKFKLKQNYIIDNLKDCIKVYIN; this comes from the coding sequence ATGCCACCACAAGTTACATTTGTTAAAATTGCTGATAATTTAAGTATaccaatcaaaatatttgtCAAAAAATCAGCCACCACTAAACTTTCCacgtcttcttcttcttcttcttcttctaaatcaatagaaattaattcaaaatatttaatcaatataaattatcaaccttatcatattcaattatcaaaaaatcaattaaattcaataataaataaattaaaaccTAAAATTCTCCCCATActtatttataataatcatgatcaatcaattacaaatattgaaactcaacaattaattattaatgacAAGGAGGATACTTTAAAGATTATAATACCTCAACAAACTATACTTAATGTGAGAGCAAGATTAcgattaattaattatgaaaattttatcaccaatagtggtagtggtaatggtaatgtTAGTGAACTGGAAATTACATCATtatggaaaaaaattggtaatagtgaacataataataatttaaagaTGTTAACGGTAAAgaaagatttcaaatttccTAAAGACTCAGAAAAGGAGGATACTAAAGACgttaaatttaaattaaaacaaaattatataattgataatttaaagGATTGTATAAAAGTGTATATaaattga
- the TLO34 gene encoding Tlo34p (Non-telomeric member of a family of telomere-proximal genes of unknown function; predicted N-terminus is extended, relative to that of other family members; overlaps orf19.2662), which yields MCAYVDIYFVNSSGLTSSSRSHPGPYTDRSFGGRVSVYTSGVDVPIYQGVISSPQTSHKPTRIILSHLYFPPPTMPENLQTRLHNSLDEILKSSGYIFEVIDQNRKQSNVITSPNNELIQKSITQSLNGEIQNFHAILDQTVSKLNDAEWCLGVMVEKKKKHDELKVKEEAARKKREEEAKKKEEEAKKKAEEAKKKAEEAKKKAEEAKKAEEAAKKAEEAKKKAEEAKKAEEKARKKAETAPQKFDNFDDFIGFDINDNTNDEDMLSNMDYEDLKLDDKVPATTDNNLDMNNILENDESILDGLNMTLLDNGDHVNEEFDVDSFLNQFGN from the coding sequence ATGTGTGCGTATGTAGATATATACTTCGTCAATTCCTCGGGATTGACCAGCTCGTCTAGGTCACATCCAGGTCCTTATACAGACCGATCCTTCGGAGGTCGTGTCTCCGTCTACACTCTGGGTGTAGATGTCCCTATATATCAAGGTGTTATTTCCCTGCCACAAACGTCGCATAAACCAACAAGAATAATTTTATCACACCTTTATTTCCCCCCCCCCACCATGCCAGAAAACCTCCAAACAAGATTACATAACTCACTCGACgagatattgaaatcatcagGATACATATTTGAGGTAATCGACCAAAACAGAAAACAAAGCAATGTGATAACTAGCCCCAACAACGAACTAATCCAAAAATCCATAACCCAACTGCTCAACGGCGAAATCCAAAACTTCCATGCTATTCTAGACCAAACAGTGTCGAAACTCAATGATGCAGAGTGGTGTCTCGGCGTTATggttgaaaagaaaaagaaacatgACGAATTGAAAGTCAAAGAAGAAGCGGCAAGAAAGAAACGTGAAGAAGAGGccaagaagaaggaagaaGAGGCCAAGAAGAAGGCAGAGGAGGCCAAGAAGAAGGCAGAGGAGGCCAAGAAGAAGGCAGAGGAGGCCAAGAAGGCAGAAGAAGCAGCAAAGAAGGCAGAGGAGGCCAAGAAGAAGGCAGAGGAGGCCAAGAAAGCAGAAGAAAAGGCCAGAAAGAAAGCAGAGACCGCCCCACAAAAGTTTGACAACTTTGACGACTTTATTGGCTTTGACATCAACGACAATACCAACGACGAAGACATGTTGTCCAACATGGACTACGAGGACCTAAAATTGGACGACAAAGTACCTGCCACCACAGACAACAACTTGGACATGAACAACATACTTGAAAACGACGAGCTGATACTAGACGGGTTGAACATGACATTGCTCGACAATGGCGACCACGTAAACGAAGAGTTTGATGTAGACAGCTTTTTAAACCAGTTTGGTAATTAG